In the Primulina tabacum isolate GXHZ01 chromosome 7, ASM2559414v2, whole genome shotgun sequence genome, TATTTTCAGTGATCGTGTTTTtttgtttatgctttttgaTCAACTGCTTGAACTATATTAGTGCTATTTAGGCAGCTTGCATTGGAAATATGCCGTCATGTGCTTAATTGGTTGGGCGAATTAGTATATACTTCATTTGCTTTATTGCGAGATAAAAAAGTTGTATACACTCTTCGATCAAGATGTTTGAGGTGTCTAATGTTGCCTGCTATTGGGATTTGATGGGATTCTCGATAACATTTTTGGTAAATTCAGTGGAAGAGGGAGACATCAAACACATGAATAGACGTAATGTGATTATGATTTAGATAAAACCTTTTATGACCAGAGTGGAAGGTGAATATCTTGAGTACACATATAGTCTAGTTGAGCTGAGCTAGATGATGAAAATAGAGTTGCAAAGGATTGTCGAATCTTTAAAATGCTCAGTAATGAGTTTCAGATGATTCAAGACTCTGTTGTAAAACATAATATATTACAAAGCATAATTTGCGCTACTTGATGTTACCTTTTTTTTAAGCTCAGAATGacgttgaatttattttctagttAATGACATCCAAACCTGATGCTTACGGGTCAAAAAGAAATATGACTACTGAGCTTGTATCATTTATTCTCCAACTGTAACTTATATGATCATTGGTTTATTATGCAGCCGTGCCTCAGTTGCAATCATTTGGACTTAGAACTTGTAAGTTTTTTAAAGGAGCAGTCACCATCCCTTCAGTTATTGCTTCAGGAAATGTTGCACAGGCAAGTACTGTTGCAAcacaagaaaatatattggattGGGCTAAAAAAGACAAGAGAAGAATGCTTCATGTTGTTTACCGAGTTGGGGACTTGGACAGGACAATAAAGTATGTTTTTTTATATTGTAACTGATTTGATCTGGGCGTTCTGGTTGTGCCTTTGTAGAATGACTGTTTAACGTAATAAAATGATGCTGCAGGTTTTACACCGAGTGTTTAGGTATGAAACTGCTCAGAAAGCGTGACGTACCTGATGAAAGATATACCAATGCCTTTCTTGGATATGGGCCTGAAGATTCTCACTTTGTGATCGAACTCACTTACAGTAAGCTATTGGCAGTTTTGTTATTTCAATCTTCTATTGACTTCCCATGATATTCttgcacatgcattaaaattttcttttttgcaTGTTGATattgctatttttggaaagctgaCTCACCTCTGATTTTTTTCCCCCGATGATGCTGTCAGATTATGGGGTTGACAAGTATGACATTGGTGCTGGTTTTGGCCATTTTGGGATTGCTGTCGATGATGTGAGTTTTTGTTCATGTCTATAGCTATGCTGTAGATAGCCCGATGATTCGTCAGCTGTGACTTTCAAACTTCCATTATTGTGATTTTCAGTCTCATTATTCTGTTCTTTTTAACCTGGACAATAATTGCATTTTGGTGATACGTAGTGCCACAGAATgatatttctttttattttactaTCAACATGAATCAACAAAGTTGTTTTGCagaattttgctttttaatAGTGATTAGCTTTGTAATgatatttctttttattttactttcAGCATGAATCAACATAGTTGTTTGCagaattttgctttttaatAGTGATACGGTGATTAGCtttgtaaaaaaattaactAGAATAAGAGAACCTCTCTCCTGATGAATAACAGCAAAATACAGTAACACAAATATCTCAACACTTTTCTTCCTTAATAATTGACAGATTTCCTTTTGATTGTTGGAATTCATAGGTAACAAAGACTGTAGAGCTAATAAAAGCTAAAGGTGGAAAAGTTACGCGAGAACCTGGTCCTGTCAAAGGTGGGAAAACTGCAATAGCATTTATAGAGGATCATGATGGTTATAAGTTTGAACTTTTAGAGAGAGGTCCTACTCATGAGCCATTGTGTCAAGTGATGCTTCGAGTTGGAGATCTTGATCGGTCTATTGAATTCCATGAGAAGGTAAGATTGCTTCCTTTGACGATTGTATTTGGTTTACATGATGTTTAAAGCCATGAGGTTTTACTTCCGAATTGTGTAAGATGATCTATCCATCATTTactgttcttttttttttttgggtaagACATCATTAAGTTTTCTTACCTTTGCATGTTTGTTTGAGTTTTGAATTTTCTCTCACATTTCAGGCTTTTGGAATGGAGCTTCTTCGCAAGCGAGACAATCCTGAATACAAGGTAATCCTCTCTCTCTTCACCCCCCCACCCTCCCCCCAAACACCCCTTTCTCTCTCTCAAATAATGTGATGGAAATGACTTTGAttcaattttttattacttttctGAAGTTACCAAATGAGTTAGATGTGATCTATCCTCTAACCCACCCCTTTTGTTTCCTTCGCAATTGATTGCTTTCCTTCTCCTGTAAAGTACACGATAGCCATGATGGGGTATGGCCCCGAAGATAAAAATGCGGTATTGGAGTTGACATACAACTATGGGGTGACCGAATATGACAAAGGCAATGCATATGCTCAGGTTTGGTTATTACGTCGTTAGAGTTTTATTCTAAGTGAGCCCACTCTTTGCATGTCTATAGCTTTTTTATGTATAACCAATACGATAATACTGCTGTAATATGATACGAATGCTAGATGTGACGACTCTTTAAAATTCCTGGACACAACAATCGACATGAAGACTGATGGCacgattttattttaatgtgtGTCGATGTGTTTTCTATCCAGAACTAATTTACAGTAGCCAATATTGGACCAATAGTAGATAGATGAGAATTCAAACAGGTATAGGTCGCCaaaatctaattatttaatcatCTCTTATTATATGCACGCCTATGATTTGAGTCTTCAAATTGAGAGAACTTGTCACGTTTAAATGTCTAGAATGTCTTAACATGAGAGACGAATAAATTCATTTTTGACATATCTTTAAAAATAGTTGTTGCAACTTCTTGCTTTTGTGATCTGCCATGCGTGAGTTATTTGCTGCTCGACACCGCATGGTTATTTTTTTTGGATGTCGCTGTAGTTTTTGCTCTGTAGTAGTTTGATTCAAACTTTTGGCTGACTGATTCTTTCCTGCAGATAGCCATAGGGACAGATGATGTATATAGAACTGCTGAGGTAATTAAGCTTGCTGGTGGGAAGATTACAAGGGAACCTGGACCTCTACCTGGTATTAGCACCAAGATTACTGCATGCCTGGATCCTGATGGTTGGAAAACGgtaccccccccccccccccccaaactTGCTTTATATTGGTTTTTGAGTTACTGTGTTTTCAAGATCAGCTGTGAGAAAAAGAAGTCAGATTATTACAACGATAACTGCTCGTCTTTGAAATTTAAAGATTGTCGACAGGATTTTGAGTTTGACCCAACAACGGGCTTATTTTTTTGTACCACTTGATGCGCATAGACTATTcattcatcatcatcatcaaagCTTGTGGTGGACTTGTTACAACGGAAGTCTTAAGTTATTATATCATAACACGGTTATTTGACCAATACATGTTCTTCACACGAACCTTGCAGGTTTTTGTCGATAACTTGGATTTTCTCAAAGAATTGGAGTGAGTGAGTTTCCTTTAGAAATCACAGTGCCAATCCGTGGAGAGAAGCAGGGATTCAGATCTACATCGCCCCTACTGCTCTTTTCAAATGATGCCCCGTGAGTTCTGAATCAGTTATTTCATTCAGCTCCGTTTTGTCAATCAAATTGCATTGTGTGTGTCAGATAAGTTACAAGAGCAGTGGGCGATTAGGAACTGTGTTTGGTTAGGATAAATAATCTCTGATAGAACCGTGTGACAAAGAAAATTGTCCTTCCAAAATTTATATGATATTTTCTGTCAAATGTAGACTCGTACTtatttttggacaaaattttctttacgcAAATTTGCACTTTGTATGGCTCGACCTGATACCTGGGAGCCAACCGAGACCAAGTGATTGTAACACAAttgtaataaataattataGTAATCGCATATTTTACTATCAAACCACATCATCAAATACCGATTAAACAATAAACCATACAACTTTACGAAGCAAATGCCATGTTTAAGCACGCAAAAACCTGAAAAATTATGAGGAGAATAACTTTTTTGGACAATaatgttttgaaatatttagCTTCTATGttgaataattataattttgtaattttgtTTTGTCGATTAATTGTAGTCATTTCTCAACAattatgtaattaattaattaatttcattgttaattttttattgttttgttAAACACATTTATGTTAATCACATAGttataaaaatttaacatgatatcagttatttaattatttaaatatcatATTGACATATATGActaaaattaatatttcacctatataatataatataacacAATTAATCTTTATAGTTAgagataatattataataaaagcATTCgtttcaaataaattattaagctcacagtttataaaattcattaaatttgtaagtttactaTTGACATAAAAAAATAGTTTACTTGTGATatcataataattttaattcaatGAATGCTGTTATTAGTAATAAGTGTCACAcattgttaatttttaaattagaataattttataaaatattgaatataacGATGTAATTAATATTTGACAAAAATTTATGTTAGACGgttcacaggtcgtattttatgagacagatctattttttgggtcattcataaaaaattattatttttttacaaacaCAAGAGATTTActcttaatattttaattacatgtaACAGCTTGAGTGATAGTTggtacttttataatttattattatttaagaagataaaatgagattaaaatatgaaattaatttttaataattacttAAACTCTTCAATTGCCCATTGTAAAACCCTCTTCTCAGTTTTTTGTTTCTTGGTTGCAAACTATCTGTTTGTTCCAGCCGTTGTTGATCATCTACGCGAAGCCCGCCTCCGCATCTTCGCGAAGCCCGCCTCCGCATCTTCGCCGTTACTTTACCCGCGGCCATTGGTAAGATTCTCTAAATTTTCGGCGTACCCTCGGTTTCTGCTCGGAACCCATTCTTCTAAACTCAATTTAATTACAAAACTTTTCTGTTTCTACTTGTTATATACACCTCCTCGATTCTGCCGCCAGGCTCTCCACGGTAACATTTTGTTCGTTGGCTCGAGAGAGCTAGGTAAACCTATATACTCTTTTCGCAGAGAAGCCCTGAGAAATTTGGTTCAGCAGGTGCGAGAGGCGATTTAAATAcgatttgcattaaaatatgatttatatattcaGGTGGCACACAGTTCGTGAAACATGGTTGGAGAAAACGAAAACAATGGCAATAACAGACACTCAAAAAGTCGCAAGAGAAGCAACGACGATAAGCAAAACATGGAGCCCAAAGCAGCTGTAACGTGTTCTACACCACAGGAATCCTCTAAGAGAAGGAATAAAAAAGAAGTTGCAATCTTTGGAAACTACAGAAACTACTATGGATATAGGGTACCCTCTCGTCTTTTCAACACTTTTCAACACTTTTCACTTATATCATATATGTTTCCATTATTTCAGTTGTTATGTTGGATTATTACTTGTGAATGAATAAATTTCTT is a window encoding:
- the LOC142551969 gene encoding putative lactoylglutathione lyase, chloroplastic, with translation MVRIIPMASSIKPSLSSLRFSKAACFSSASRRLTSVHLGSAVPQLQSFGLRTCKFFKGAVTIPSVIASGNVAQASTVATQENILDWAKKDKRRMLHVVYRVGDLDRTIKFYTECLGMKLLRKRDVPDERYTNAFLGYGPEDSHFVIELTYNYGVDKYDIGAGFGHFGIAVDDVTKTVELIKAKGGKVTREPGPVKGGKTAIAFIEDHDGYKFELLERGPTHEPLCQVMLRVGDLDRSIEFHEKAFGMELLRKRDNPEYKYTIAMMGYGPEDKNAVLELTYNYGVTEYDKGNAYAQIAIGTDDVYRTAEVIKLAGGKITREPGPLPGISTKITACLDPDGWKTVFVDNLDFLKELE